The window CGCTCAGTCGCTGGCGCCCACGTCGTCCATCAGCCCAGGCGGTGCGGCCCGCTCCATGCAGCTGGAGCAATAGGCGACGGAGGTGGTGTGTGGATCCACGTGCACGTGCGCATGGGCGCCGCAGGAAGCGCAGAAGAACTGCGCCTTCGTGTGCTCCCCGCAGACCAGCCCGCCGCGCAGCAGATCTCCGCGCGTGGCCACGCCAATGGGGCGGCCCTGGTTGTTCACCAGCAGCGCGCCGGCGTCGAGGGCCAGCATGCGCTCGGCC is drawn from Sandaracinaceae bacterium and contains these coding sequences:
- a CDS encoding CBS domain-containing protein, which translates into the protein MGEYMVPARGIEMSASLEEAAERMLALDAGALLVNNQGRPIGVATRGDLLRGGLVCGEHTKAQFFCASCGAHAHVHVDPHTTSVAYCSSCMERAAPPGLMDDVGASD